One window of the bacterium genome contains the following:
- a CDS encoding DUF1598 domain-containing protein produces the protein MSYRVKRGNVYYYSNPGCSIDPDPDVIQKLQTLGQQIFNHSSSTRIKEGIEKWHSICQLPQNVRVLGIPFDTHFAVVMVKADYDMKTLVDGSDSLNIPGFTSLTDMTLEKAKNDIVQEKPLSIPLYSMNRFWFYPGENHYIEDSGIVIIKQSPVILLTEEEYLDRRGEIVRSGYSNPLAQEFTESFSSLYTDVAKQRPIYAELESLFRFVALAKIMKFKSPHKEIGLDLWCFLEDFRIPEMSLKTQLPGRANVKEFEHRQDFYRSYRTIQLWLPSCGGVSIDIEISHRNFEKDTSGKLSKLRDEVLKARPSPEALCWDFPLIYKVRFNDGIGFVFIWQGDKDPSNF, from the coding sequence GTGAGTTATAGAGTAAAAAGAGGAAATGTTTATTACTACTCTAACCCTGGCTGTTCTATCGACCCTGACCCTGATGTAATCCAAAAGCTACAGACCCTCGGACAGCAGATTTTTAACCATTCTTCTTCTACCAGGATAAAAGAGGGTATCGAGAAGTGGCACTCTATTTGCCAGTTACCACAAAATGTGCGTGTGCTGGGTATCCCATTTGATACTCATTTTGCGGTGGTAATGGTAAAGGCGGATTATGATATGAAAACCCTGGTAGATGGTTCTGATTCCCTCAATATTCCAGGATTTACCAGCCTTACTGATATGACTTTGGAAAAAGCCAAAAATGACATTGTTCAAGAAAAACCTCTCTCCATTCCCCTGTACTCTATGAATCGCTTCTGGTTCTACCCTGGAGAAAACCATTACATAGAAGATAGCGGTATAGTAATTATCAAACAGTCTCCTGTAATTTTGCTCACCGAAGAAGAGTATTTAGACAGGAGAGGTGAAATTGTAAGAAGTGGATATTCTAATCCTTTGGCTCAGGAGTTTACAGAAAGTTTTTCATCTCTATATACCGATGTTGCCAAACAAAGACCTATCTACGCTGAACTTGAGAGTCTTTTTCGCTTTGTTGCACTGGCTAAGATCATGAAGTTTAAGTCTCCCCATAAAGAGATAGGATTAGACTTATGGTGTTTTTTAGAAGATTTTCGGATTCCAGAGATGTCTCTAAAAACGCAGTTACCAGGGCGAGCCAATGTCAAAGAGTTTGAACATCGCCAGGATTTCTATAGAAGTTATCGAACCATTCAATTGTGGCTTCCCAGTTGTGGAGGAGTAAGCATAGATATTGAAATTAGCCATAGAAACTTTGAAAAGGATACTTCAGGAAAGCTTTCAAAATTGAGGGATGAGGTCTTAAAAGCCAGACCTTCACCTGAAGCACTTTGCTGGGATTTCCCACTCATTTATAAAGTGAGGTTTAATGATGGAATCGGATTTGTATTCATCTGGCAAGGAGATAAAGACCCTTCGAACTTCTAA